A window of Microbacterium luteolum contains these coding sequences:
- a CDS encoding TetR/AcrR family transcriptional regulator, with product MPRIVDHDERRRQIAEALLTVAAREGHENVSSRAVAKELGVATGSLWHYFDGFDDVVRAAAAEVTRRTDMRIADATAGLRGLPRLHALMREVLPIDERTRTEAHVVVGFWGRIATLESTPDAGAPTLATWQDSIRSSLEEAVADGALRAETPQDAVMALLRSITYGQQVVEVTEPQPASAHLAVLEGILAPWRA from the coding sequence GTGCCCCGCATCGTCGATCACGATGAGCGCCGCCGGCAGATCGCCGAGGCGCTGCTGACCGTCGCCGCCCGCGAGGGCCACGAGAACGTGTCGTCGCGCGCCGTCGCCAAGGAGCTCGGGGTGGCGACCGGATCGCTCTGGCACTACTTCGACGGATTCGACGACGTCGTGCGTGCTGCCGCCGCCGAGGTCACCCGTCGCACCGACATGCGGATCGCCGACGCCACCGCGGGCCTGCGCGGCCTCCCCCGACTGCACGCGCTCATGCGCGAGGTTCTTCCGATCGACGAGCGCACGCGCACCGAGGCCCACGTGGTCGTCGGATTCTGGGGCCGCATCGCCACCCTCGAATCGACGCCGGATGCCGGGGCGCCCACCCTCGCGACCTGGCAGGACAGCATCCGCTCCTCCCTCGAAGAGGCCGTCGCCGACGGCGCACTCCGCGCCGAGACCCCGCAGGATGCCGTGATGGCACTGCTGCGCTCGATCACCTACGGGCAGCAGGTGGTCGAGGTCACCGAGCCCCAGCCGGCCTCGGCGCACCTGGCCGTGCTCGAGGGCATCCTGGCCCCCTGGCGCGCCTGA
- a CDS encoding DUF998 domain-containing protein, translating to MKALGDTILRVLRQVRGADRSDAVFEATALIVGAAFLVLGFAIGLPVFWGRELAISGAGSIGVFAAVGGAVTAVIAFVVGRLAVRPAEPDAEGLRDGFSVPGDRLRWYDLVAIAFAHAAIAYLGWIGIAELLERSFTDAPVFAFPGAVLVAVAFALTGYVSFLSAVALTPTVLSLVLAVFLVVGAFASMLASSDPHWWRDNLSALGMSTNSASLAFNVTLIIAGVMVTTISRYATAGLPASDPIDRRGRFIVRGGLILLGVFLACVGVFPVDEFFLVHNTVATGMTVVFAVVVVGLPWFLRSIPRVFVVFGWVYVLVIVLLAVFFAIGYYNLTAVELIAAVLIFSWIIVFLRTASSAGSPRVPAPALTSEDAPAH from the coding sequence ATGAAAGCTCTCGGAGACACGATCCTGCGCGTCCTGCGACAGGTGCGGGGAGCGGACAGGTCGGATGCCGTCTTCGAGGCGACGGCGCTCATCGTGGGCGCGGCGTTCCTGGTTCTCGGCTTCGCGATCGGGCTGCCGGTCTTCTGGGGCCGCGAGCTGGCGATCAGCGGAGCCGGATCGATCGGCGTCTTCGCGGCTGTCGGCGGCGCGGTGACAGCGGTCATCGCCTTCGTGGTGGGGCGTCTGGCGGTACGTCCGGCGGAGCCGGACGCCGAGGGACTCCGCGACGGGTTCAGCGTGCCGGGCGACCGGCTGCGCTGGTACGACCTCGTCGCGATCGCCTTCGCGCACGCGGCGATCGCCTACCTCGGCTGGATCGGGATCGCCGAACTGCTCGAGCGCAGCTTCACCGACGCCCCGGTGTTCGCGTTCCCCGGCGCGGTGCTGGTCGCTGTGGCGTTCGCGCTCACCGGGTACGTCTCGTTCCTCAGCGCCGTCGCGCTCACACCGACGGTGCTGTCGCTCGTGCTGGCGGTGTTCCTCGTCGTGGGCGCCTTCGCCAGCATGCTCGCGTCGAGCGATCCGCACTGGTGGCGCGACAACCTCTCCGCGCTCGGGATGAGCACCAACAGCGCCTCGCTCGCCTTCAACGTCACGCTCATCATCGCGGGTGTCATGGTGACGACGATCTCGCGCTACGCGACGGCCGGCCTGCCGGCGTCGGACCCGATCGACCGCCGTGGCCGATTCATCGTGCGCGGCGGCCTGATCCTGCTGGGCGTCTTCCTCGCCTGCGTCGGCGTCTTCCCCGTCGACGAGTTCTTCCTGGTGCACAACACCGTGGCGACCGGCATGACGGTGGTGTTCGCGGTCGTCGTGGTCGGACTGCCGTGGTTCCTGCGCAGCATCCCTCGGGTCTTCGTCGTGTTCGGCTGGGTGTACGTGCTGGTCATCGTGCTGCTGGCCGTGTTCTTCGCGATCGGCTACTACAACCTCACGGCGGTGGAGCTCATCGCCGCCGTGCTGATCTTCAGCTGGATCATCGTGTTCCTGCGCACGGCGAGCTCGGCGGGATCGCCGCGCGTTCCCGCCCCCGCTCTGACGTCGGAGGACGCGCCGGCGCACTGA
- a CDS encoding SDR family oxidoreductase, with amino-acid sequence MPVALITGAARANSIAAGIISRLRAAGWTVATSDLHDAEHTADLSTAEGPDALIAEVTATHGTISALILSHAHDVESGILDTTAESFDLHVAVNARASLLLIAAFARQVGDEGGAIVALTSDHVTGNLPYGASKGALDRLVISAARELGPRGISANVLNPGPIDTGWMDDATRTQLREMTPLGRLGRPADVAAVVEFLVSDEGRWISGQLLKADGAFGADF; translated from the coding sequence ATGCCTGTCGCCCTGATCACCGGAGCCGCGCGCGCGAACAGCATCGCCGCCGGAATCATCTCTCGCCTGCGTGCCGCGGGTTGGACGGTCGCCACCAGCGATCTGCACGACGCCGAGCACACGGCGGACCTCTCGACGGCGGAGGGCCCCGACGCCTTGATCGCCGAGGTCACCGCCACGCATGGCACCATCTCCGCGCTCATCCTCAGCCATGCGCACGACGTCGAATCCGGCATCCTCGACACCACAGCCGAGAGCTTCGACCTGCACGTCGCCGTCAACGCGCGGGCGAGCCTGCTGCTCATCGCGGCGTTCGCCCGCCAGGTCGGCGACGAGGGCGGTGCGATCGTGGCGCTCACGAGCGACCATGTCACCGGGAACCTGCCGTACGGCGCGTCGAAGGGTGCGCTCGACCGGCTCGTGATCTCCGCGGCGCGCGAGCTCGGCCCGCGCGGCATCTCGGCGAACGTGCTGAACCCCGGCCCGATCGACACCGGGTGGATGGATGACGCCACGCGCACGCAGCTGCGCGAGATGACCCCGCTCGGGCGCCTCGGGCGTCCGGCCGATGTGGCCGCGGTGGTGGAGTTCCTCGTCTCGGACGAGGGCCGCTGGATCTCGGGGCAGCTCCTGAAGGCGGACGGGGCGTTCGGCGCCGATTTCTGA
- the murQ gene encoding N-acetylmuramic acid 6-phosphate etherase has product MPNDDVRLTALLSVLESLDTEASTTERGDLDLLDTAELIRRMNAEDRRVPAAVAERATEIASAIDGITERFRRGGRLIYIGAGTAGRIGVLDASECPPTFGTDPSMVVGLIAGGETAIRSAVENAEDDDEAAAASLRDLDLSASDTVVGISASGRTPYVVGGLDYARGLGALTVAIASNAGSAIGAAAEIAIEVVTGPEFISGSTRLKSGTAQKLVVNMLTTLSMIKLGKTYRGVMVDLLATNEKLHARSIRTVSQLAGVGVDEASVALRAADGSVKLALLMLAADASPEAAASALVDADGILRDAIAALA; this is encoded by the coding sequence GTGCCGAATGACGACGTCCGACTGACCGCCCTGCTCTCGGTGCTCGAGAGCCTCGACACCGAGGCGTCGACCACGGAGCGCGGCGACCTCGACCTGCTCGACACCGCCGAGCTCATCCGGCGGATGAACGCCGAGGACCGTCGCGTCCCGGCCGCGGTCGCGGAGCGCGCCACCGAGATCGCCTCCGCGATCGACGGGATCACCGAGCGGTTCCGCCGCGGCGGACGGCTCATCTACATCGGTGCGGGCACGGCAGGACGCATCGGCGTGCTCGACGCGAGCGAGTGCCCTCCCACCTTCGGCACGGATCCCTCGATGGTCGTGGGCCTGATCGCCGGCGGCGAGACCGCGATCCGATCCGCCGTCGAGAACGCGGAGGACGACGACGAGGCGGCCGCCGCGTCGCTGCGCGACCTCGACCTCTCCGCGAGCGACACGGTCGTCGGCATCTCGGCTTCGGGGCGGACGCCCTATGTCGTGGGCGGGCTGGACTATGCGCGGGGTCTCGGCGCACTGACGGTCGCGATCGCCTCGAATGCGGGGTCCGCGATCGGTGCAGCCGCCGAGATCGCGATCGAGGTGGTCACCGGACCCGAGTTCATCTCCGGATCCACGCGGTTGAAGTCCGGCACCGCGCAGAAGCTCGTGGTGAACATGCTCACCACCCTGTCGATGATCAAGCTCGGCAAGACCTATCGCGGCGTGATGGTCGACCTGCTCGCCACCAATGAGAAGCTCCACGCCCGGTCCATCCGCACGGTGTCGCAGCTCGCGGGCGTCGGCGTCGACGAGGCCTCCGTCGCGCTCAGGGCAGCCGACGGTTCGGTGAAGCTCGCCCTGCTGATGCTCGCCGCCGACGCGTCGCCCGAGGCCGCGGCATCCGCTCTCGTCGACGCCGACGGCATCCTCCGCGACGCGATCGCCGCCCTCGCCTGA
- a CDS encoding MurR/RpiR family transcriptional regulator — MSIQTTIATAAETLPPSLARIARVITDDPTTAVESTISELAALCDTSVASVVRFCRVIGLRGYAALRMSLAAELGRESVQFNAPAGFGSEIATGDTLPDAVGKIAALELLAIEETIGNLDFDVLAAAVEAIDQADRILLFGVGASRLVADDLGHKLLRIGRSAIVLSDAHEASAAASLSATKAVAIGFSNSGSTRETVRFLQAARGAGTTTIGVTSVVDSPLVRESDHTLFSHAREPRFRAGAMVSRIAQLALVDCLFVGVAQRRHAHTVHALQRTADAARALRDD, encoded by the coding sequence ATGAGCATCCAGACGACCATCGCGACGGCAGCCGAGACACTCCCGCCGTCACTCGCCCGGATCGCCCGCGTCATCACCGACGATCCCACCACCGCCGTCGAGAGCACGATCTCCGAGCTCGCCGCTCTCTGCGACACCTCCGTCGCCTCGGTCGTGCGCTTCTGCCGTGTCATCGGGCTTCGCGGCTACGCCGCCCTGCGCATGTCGCTGGCCGCCGAGCTCGGACGCGAATCCGTGCAGTTCAACGCCCCCGCCGGGTTCGGCTCAGAGATCGCGACGGGTGACACACTCCCGGATGCCGTCGGCAAGATCGCCGCGCTCGAGCTGCTCGCAATCGAGGAGACGATCGGGAATCTCGACTTCGACGTGCTCGCCGCCGCCGTGGAGGCGATCGACCAGGCCGACCGGATCCTGCTCTTCGGGGTCGGCGCCAGCCGCCTGGTCGCCGACGACCTCGGACACAAGCTCCTGCGGATCGGGCGCTCGGCGATCGTCCTGTCCGACGCGCACGAGGCGAGTGCCGCCGCCTCGCTCAGCGCGACCAAGGCGGTCGCGATCGGATTCTCGAACTCGGGGTCCACCAGGGAGACGGTGCGATTCCTGCAGGCCGCACGCGGAGCCGGCACGACCACGATCGGGGTCACGAGCGTCGTCGACTCCCCTCTCGTGCGCGAGTCGGACCATACCCTGTTCAGCCATGCGCGCGAACCCCGCTTCCGGGCGGGCGCGATGGTCAGCCGGATCGCTCAGCTCGCACTCGTCGACTGCCTCTTCGTCGGCGTCGCCCAGCGCCGCCATGCCCACACCGTGCACGCGCTCCAGCGCACGGCCGACGCGGCCAGGGCGCTTCGCGACGACTGA
- a CDS encoding N-acetylglucosamine kinase gives MSSPRPAVAVDLGKSRCRVASGDVVREGLGAPGLAAEDGVTAAIAAILPLLPDDGGTLDLVGVGAAGAWAAPGAAQQLAAALAAATHARVAVASDVVAAHAGALEGGEGVLLIAGTGAAALGIDADGARLVDGWGPELGDFGSGSWLGREALRAVLRASVGLSPDTVLVPAIETRIGTASDIIGWLADPEPLARRLATFAPLVLDSAAAGDDVAGEIVEEAVRLLTASAVAASSRTLAVTLHGGLIQHPWFHAALVASLQAAGRQTVPAAGTALDGALLLARRVDLPHERFVHRAE, from the coding sequence ATGAGTTCCCCGCGTCCCGCCGTCGCCGTCGATCTCGGCAAGTCCCGGTGCCGCGTCGCGTCAGGCGATGTGGTCCGTGAAGGTCTCGGCGCCCCGGGTCTCGCTGCCGAAGACGGCGTGACCGCAGCGATCGCCGCCATCCTGCCCCTGCTGCCGGATGACGGGGGAACCCTCGACCTCGTCGGTGTCGGCGCCGCAGGCGCGTGGGCCGCTCCCGGCGCAGCACAGCAACTGGCTGCCGCGCTGGCAGCGGCGACGCACGCCAGGGTCGCCGTCGCCTCCGACGTCGTCGCCGCCCACGCCGGTGCGCTCGAGGGCGGCGAGGGCGTGCTCCTCATCGCCGGCACCGGCGCCGCCGCACTCGGCATCGACGCCGACGGCGCCCGGCTCGTCGACGGATGGGGCCCCGAGCTCGGCGACTTCGGGAGCGGCTCGTGGCTCGGACGTGAGGCCCTGCGCGCGGTGCTCCGCGCATCCGTCGGCCTCTCACCAGACACCGTGCTCGTCCCGGCGATCGAGACGCGCATCGGCACGGCGTCCGACATCATCGGCTGGCTGGCGGATCCGGAACCGCTCGCGCGGCGCCTCGCGACCTTCGCCCCGCTGGTGCTCGACTCCGCAGCAGCGGGCGATGATGTGGCCGGCGAGATCGTCGAGGAAGCCGTGCGTCTGCTCACCGCGTCCGCGGTCGCCGCCTCCTCCCGCACGCTCGCGGTGACGCTCCACGGCGGGCTCATCCAGCATCCCTGGTTCCATGCCGCCCTGGTCGCCTCGCTGCAGGCGGCAGGGCGACAGACCGTGCCCGCTGCCGGCACCGCTCTCGACGGCGCGCTGCTCCTCGCGCGCCGGGTCGATCTTCCCCACGAAAGGTTCGTGCACCGTGCCGAATGA
- a CDS encoding ABC transporter substrate-binding protein translates to MNRRASGTAALLAVAALTLAGCAGADGGGGGGEGAPIVVGSVNTISGPATFPEASQAAAAVFDAFNEAGGLDGRTIEYKTLDDKGDPATATASARELVGSDGAVALVGSASLIECEINAKYYEQEGILSMPGIGVDTGCFASDNISPANVGPFNDMTLTLQYGSEVLGLDDICILLEIAGSTRPTYQAAIDKWTEITGKEPKYVDDTVPYGASDYTPYIVKARDQGCKALAINPVEPDAIGQVKAANAQGWDDVTWLYLTSVYSENFADAIDNAGAGIYVPAEFYPFTDDNEINADWRELMEANDIPLTSFSQGGYLAATYFIEVLKGIDGDITRESVSEALKAMDPIENPMVGTPYAFGTQNTAGWPIILKSGTNAWEQVADDWLRIGK, encoded by the coding sequence ATGAACAGACGAGCATCCGGCACCGCGGCGCTCCTCGCCGTGGCAGCCCTCACCCTGGCCGGCTGCGCCGGCGCGGACGGCGGAGGCGGCGGAGGTGAAGGCGCCCCGATCGTCGTCGGCTCCGTCAACACGATCAGCGGTCCGGCGACCTTCCCCGAGGCGTCGCAGGCGGCAGCGGCCGTCTTCGACGCGTTCAACGAGGCCGGGGGGCTCGACGGTCGCACGATCGAGTACAAGACCCTCGACGACAAGGGCGACCCCGCGACAGCCACGGCATCCGCTCGCGAACTGGTGGGCAGCGACGGCGCCGTCGCGCTCGTCGGCTCGGCCAGCCTGATCGAATGCGAGATCAACGCCAAGTACTACGAGCAGGAAGGCATCCTCTCGATGCCCGGCATCGGCGTCGACACCGGCTGCTTCGCCAGCGACAACATCTCGCCGGCGAACGTGGGGCCGTTCAACGACATGACCCTCACGCTGCAGTACGGCTCCGAGGTGCTCGGCCTGGACGACATCTGCATCCTGCTCGAGATCGCGGGCTCCACGCGCCCCACCTACCAGGCCGCGATCGACAAGTGGACCGAGATCACCGGCAAGGAGCCGAAGTACGTCGACGACACCGTGCCCTACGGCGCCTCCGACTACACGCCGTACATCGTCAAGGCGCGGGACCAGGGCTGCAAGGCTCTGGCGATCAACCCGGTCGAGCCCGACGCGATCGGCCAGGTCAAGGCCGCCAACGCGCAGGGCTGGGACGACGTGACCTGGCTCTATCTGACGAGCGTCTACAGCGAGAACTTCGCCGACGCGATCGACAACGCCGGCGCCGGGATCTACGTGCCGGCCGAGTTCTACCCGTTCACGGACGACAACGAGATCAACGCCGATTGGCGGGAGCTGATGGAGGCGAACGACATCCCGCTCACCTCGTTCAGCCAGGGCGGATATCTCGCCGCGACGTACTTCATCGAAGTGCTCAAGGGCATCGACGGCGACATCACGCGGGAGAGCGTCTCCGAGGCGCTCAAGGCCATGGACCCGATCGAGAACCCGATGGTGGGCACGCCGTACGCCTTCGGCACGCAGAACACCGCGGGGTGGCCGATCATCCTGAAGTCGGGCACGAATGCCTGGGAGCAGGTCGCCGACGACTGGCTCCGCATCGGCAAGTAG
- a CDS encoding MoaF C-terminal domain-containing protein yields the protein MTDTSLDPALDEWRTYDEFAAGIDTFRLPNVSLAGTALALSLDDGSTLSLRFDSVAVTWTGFEASGTDPYDAVAVRDDVVFVNIPLESREREAITVVFSRTTHRATVIRSRIGAEAVEGTPQVGQDFWAATTDAGEATGEVPGPSRDLIGKRNVYRYSPEHLYEHVYISSQRYAWQCLEGVQRGHGDMDLSTVWKFADGLYLFCFREFRIAVASVWLHDLGYQLMTTGTFLGLNGEGRAEHSRGGGHIYPLGSVAYPDAQPV from the coding sequence ATGACCGACACCTCCCTCGATCCGGCGCTCGACGAGTGGCGCACCTACGACGAGTTCGCTGCGGGGATCGACACCTTCCGACTTCCGAACGTGTCCCTGGCCGGCACCGCGCTCGCCCTCAGCCTCGACGACGGCTCCACGCTGTCTCTGCGCTTCGACTCCGTCGCCGTCACGTGGACCGGATTCGAGGCCTCCGGCACCGATCCCTACGACGCTGTGGCCGTACGCGACGACGTCGTCTTCGTGAACATCCCGCTGGAGAGCCGCGAGCGCGAGGCGATCACGGTCGTCTTCTCCCGCACGACGCATCGCGCGACCGTCATCCGCTCCCGCATCGGGGCCGAGGCCGTGGAGGGCACTCCGCAGGTGGGGCAGGACTTCTGGGCAGCGACGACCGACGCCGGCGAGGCGACCGGCGAAGTGCCCGGCCCGAGCCGCGACCTCATCGGCAAGCGCAACGTCTACCGCTACAGCCCCGAGCACCTTTACGAGCACGTCTACATCTCGAGTCAGCGCTACGCGTGGCAGTGCCTGGAAGGCGTGCAGCGCGGCCACGGCGACATGGATCTCTCGACGGTGTGGAAGTTCGCCGACGGCCTGTACCTCTTCTGCTTCCGCGAGTTCCGGATCGCCGTCGCCAGCGTCTGGCTGCACGACCTCGGCTACCAGCTGATGACCACGGGCACCTTCCTCGGGCTCAACGGCGAGGGCCGCGCCGAGCACTCCCGCGGCGGTGGCCACATCTACCCGCTCGGGTCCGTCGCCTATCCCGACGCCCAGCCGGTCTGA
- a CDS encoding primary-amine oxidase has protein sequence MSHHPQPVSIEKIAVPHPLDPLTGAEIAAARAVLDAAGLMTETTRVPMLLPDEPTKQERAAWRPGSPIDRRADITLLDIATGVATEVIVSLTRGEVVRAERVPNDAPPYGQPQYLFEEYERAETIAKASPEWQAAMTRRGLAGHMALAFCGPLAPGYTGRADEVGRRVIRSLTFLKHDEADSPWAHPVEGLIVHIDLTTNSVIRVEDHGDVPVPAGHGNYYPEAQGAARTTLKPIEITQPEGPSFAVTGSLVEWEGWSMRVDFNAREGLVLHDVSFGGRSVLSRASVPEMVVPYGDTALGRFWISYFDAGEYLLGKNANHLELGCDCLGVIRYVDGYVADDHGNPVRIPNVICMHEEDYGILWKHTDLSGRSDVRRSRRFVVSYFSTIGNYDYGFYWHFYLDGSIEVVAKATGIVFAAAGEPGVRQKHATELAPGVFAPVHQHLFCARLDVAIDGEANRLVEIDAQRVPMGPDNPFGNAFTWSETLLATEHAAQREADTSLARVWEVQSATQTNRVGRPTAYHLIPEPTALLMADPASSVAARAAFATKHLWATRHEPGQIWPAGRYPNAHQGGAGLPEYSAGDRSIDGEDMVLWHTFGLTHFPRPEDWPIMPVDYAGFWFKPNGFLDQNPAMDVPESSQAHAAPGAGGCCGGGAACTCGH, from the coding sequence ATGTCCCACCACCCGCAGCCCGTCTCCATCGAGAAGATCGCCGTCCCGCATCCGCTCGATCCGCTCACCGGCGCCGAGATCGCCGCCGCCCGCGCCGTACTCGACGCCGCCGGGCTCATGACCGAGACCACGCGCGTGCCGATGCTGCTCCCCGACGAGCCGACCAAGCAGGAGCGCGCCGCGTGGCGCCCCGGCTCTCCGATCGACCGCCGCGCCGACATCACCCTTCTCGACATCGCCACCGGGGTCGCCACCGAGGTCATCGTCTCCCTCACCCGCGGCGAGGTCGTCCGCGCCGAGCGGGTGCCCAATGACGCGCCGCCCTACGGCCAGCCGCAGTACCTCTTCGAGGAGTACGAGCGCGCCGAGACGATCGCGAAGGCCTCCCCCGAGTGGCAGGCCGCGATGACGCGCCGCGGCCTCGCGGGCCACATGGCGCTGGCATTCTGCGGCCCGCTCGCCCCGGGCTACACCGGCCGAGCCGACGAGGTCGGCCGCCGCGTCATCCGCTCCCTCACGTTCCTGAAGCACGACGAGGCCGACTCCCCGTGGGCGCACCCCGTCGAGGGCCTCATCGTGCACATCGATCTCACGACGAACAGCGTCATCCGGGTCGAGGACCACGGTGATGTGCCGGTGCCGGCCGGTCACGGCAACTACTACCCCGAGGCGCAGGGCGCCGCGCGCACGACGCTCAAGCCCATCGAGATCACGCAGCCCGAGGGCCCGAGCTTCGCGGTCACAGGCTCGCTCGTCGAGTGGGAGGGCTGGTCGATGCGCGTGGACTTCAACGCGCGCGAGGGTCTCGTGCTGCACGATGTCTCGTTCGGCGGGCGCTCGGTGCTGAGCAGGGCGAGCGTGCCCGAGATGGTCGTGCCCTACGGCGACACCGCACTAGGTCGCTTCTGGATCAGCTACTTCGACGCCGGCGAATACCTGCTCGGCAAGAACGCCAACCACCTGGAGCTCGGCTGCGACTGCCTCGGCGTCATCCGATACGTCGACGGCTACGTCGCGGACGATCACGGCAACCCCGTGCGCATCCCGAACGTGATCTGCATGCACGAGGAGGACTACGGCATCCTCTGGAAGCATACCGACCTGTCGGGCCGTTCCGACGTGCGCCGGTCGCGCCGCTTCGTGGTGTCGTACTTCTCGACGATCGGCAACTACGACTACGGCTTCTACTGGCACTTCTACCTGGACGGCTCGATCGAGGTCGTCGCCAAGGCCACCGGCATCGTCTTCGCCGCCGCGGGCGAGCCCGGAGTCCGTCAGAAGCACGCGACGGAACTCGCCCCCGGCGTTTTCGCGCCCGTGCACCAGCACCTGTTCTGCGCGCGGCTCGACGTCGCGATCGACGGGGAGGCCAACCGGCTCGTCGAGATCGACGCCCAGCGCGTGCCGATGGGTCCGGACAACCCCTTCGGCAACGCGTTCACGTGGTCGGAGACGCTCCTCGCCACGGAGCACGCGGCGCAGCGCGAGGCCGACACGTCGCTCGCGCGCGTCTGGGAGGTGCAGAGCGCCACGCAGACGAACCGCGTCGGACGACCGACCGCCTACCACCTCATCCCCGAGCCGACCGCGTTGCTCATGGCCGACCCGGCGTCGTCGGTCGCCGCACGTGCCGCGTTCGCCACCAAGCACCTCTGGGCGACGCGGCATGAGCCGGGTCAGATCTGGCCGGCCGGCCGCTACCCGAATGCGCATCAGGGCGGGGCGGGACTGCCGGAGTACTCGGCAGGAGATCGCTCGATCGACGGCGAGGACATGGTGCTGTGGCACACGTTCGGGCTCACGCACTTCCCCCGCCCGGAGGACTGGCCCATCATGCCCGTCGACTACGCGGGCTTCTGGTTCAAGCCGAACGGCTTCCTCGACCAGAACCCCGCGATGGACGTGCCGGAGTCATCGCAGGCACACGCCGCACCGGGAGCCGGCGGATGCTGCGGCGGAGGCGCCGCCTGCACCTGCGGGCACTGA
- a CDS encoding helix-turn-helix domain-containing protein: MNGALAAPVAPAESVSSLIARNISEFRAAVSQSFVPLQVSSSGPDHFRGVIRGASVDEVHVTEVRATSHVVERTPELIARADRSYFKVSLMLAGTGLLIQDDREAVLHPGDLAVYDTDRPYSLVFDQDFRTMVVMFPKHLISLPSDMIGQLTAVRISGQEGLGGMVVPYLTQLAGNLDQLAGTTGARLAHSALDLVTTVFTRELGLDEVSADPHRALVQRIRSYIDRNLASTDLGPATIAAAHFISTRHLHGLFQEQGVTVSTWIRTRRLEQCRRDLLDPMLADRPVAAIAARWGFVDAAHFSRAFKAAFRVSPSEYRAAH; this comes from the coding sequence ATGAACGGTGCACTCGCTGCCCCCGTCGCCCCCGCCGAGTCGGTGTCGTCGCTCATCGCGCGCAACATCAGCGAATTCCGTGCGGCCGTCTCCCAGTCCTTCGTCCCTCTGCAGGTGTCGAGCAGCGGCCCTGATCACTTCCGCGGCGTCATCCGCGGAGCATCCGTCGACGAGGTCCACGTGACGGAGGTGCGTGCGACGTCGCACGTGGTCGAGCGCACACCCGAGCTGATCGCCCGCGCCGACCGCTCCTACTTCAAGGTGAGCCTGATGCTCGCCGGCACGGGCCTGCTCATCCAGGACGACCGCGAGGCCGTGCTCCACCCCGGCGACCTCGCCGTCTACGACACGGATCGTCCGTACTCCCTCGTCTTCGACCAGGACTTCCGCACCATGGTCGTGATGTTCCCGAAGCATCTGATCAGCCTGCCGTCCGACATGATCGGCCAGCTCACCGCCGTGCGGATCTCCGGCCAGGAGGGACTCGGCGGCATGGTCGTGCCGTACCTCACGCAGCTCGCCGGGAACCTCGATCAGCTCGCAGGCACCACGGGCGCCCGCCTCGCGCACAGCGCCCTCGACCTCGTGACGACGGTGTTCACACGCGAGCTCGGACTCGACGAGGTCTCCGCCGATCCGCACCGGGCTCTGGTGCAGCGCATCCGCTCCTACATCGACCGCAACCTGGCATCGACCGACCTCGGACCCGCGACGATCGCCGCGGCGCACTTCATCTCCACCCGTCACCTCCACGGGTTGTTCCAGGAGCAGGGCGTCACCGTCTCGACCTGGATCCGCACGCGACGCCTCGAGCAGTGCCGACGCGACCTGCTCGACCCGATGCTGGCCGACCGCCCCGTCGCCGCGATCGCGGCCCGCTGGGGCTTCGTGGATGCCGCGCACTTCAGCCGCGCTTTCAAGGCGGCGTTCCGGGTCTCCCCCAGCGAGTACCGCGCCGCGCACTGA
- a CDS encoding nuclear transport factor 2 family protein has product MSNAEIIRSHYAASDRGDLDGMLAPLASDVRWTEAAGFPYAGTYVGPDAVAANVFARLQEDWDDYTVAIDEVIDGGDVVVGIGTYSGTNRATGRFFAARVAHVWRLKDAEVVAFEQFTDTEMVSRALRDPSTGSGTRA; this is encoded by the coding sequence ATGAGCAACGCAGAGATCATCCGCAGCCACTACGCCGCCAGCGACCGCGGCGACCTCGACGGGATGCTGGCACCGCTGGCATCCGACGTCCGCTGGACGGAGGCCGCGGGCTTCCCCTACGCCGGCACCTACGTCGGACCGGATGCTGTCGCCGCGAACGTCTTCGCGCGCCTCCAGGAGGACTGGGACGACTACACCGTCGCGATCGACGAGGTGATCGACGGCGGAGACGTCGTCGTCGGCATCGGCACGTACTCCGGCACCAACAGGGCCACCGGGCGCTTCTTCGCCGCTCGCGTCGCACACGTCTGGCGTCTGAAGGATGCCGAGGTCGTCGCCTTCGAGCAGTTCACCGACACCGAGATGGTGAGCCGCGCGTTGCGCGACCCTTCGACGGGCTCAGGGACCCGAGCCTGA